From one Eucalyptus grandis isolate ANBG69807.140 chromosome 9, ASM1654582v1, whole genome shotgun sequence genomic stretch:
- the LOC104450886 gene encoding transcription factor MYB77, with protein sequence MDRSMDNSRPNKLGGGGSGSGDEGKACTRGHWRPAEDEKLRQLVRQYGAHNWNAIAEKLQGRSGKSCRLRWFNQLDPRINRRPFTEDEEERLLAAHRVHGNRWALIARLFPGRTDNAVKNHWHVIMARKQREESRLLPSYKRSYQDSLIDFKGLHGIGKSAFVVQPSSNYGLEKKQDRHFDSSLLPWKFAPSVSAAMAPPASFLVGLARGEKRDYSASGFCDCTWESYQSLNNNLPSYAALALPNYASPLKYPRHGNDYEATQMIRKNDGDPRDSLANANMMAAGQGGGNESIVRKDVPFIDFLGVGITS encoded by the exons ATGGATAGATCGATGGACAATTCCAGACCTAACAAATtgggtggcggcggcagcggttCTGGAGATGAGGGTAAAGCTTGCACTCGCGGACACTGGAGACCTGCTGAGGATGAAAAACTCCGGCAACTTGTCAGGCAATATGGAGCGCATAACTGGAACGCGATAGCTGAAAAGCTTCAAGGAAGATCGG GCAAGAGTTGCAGGTTGAGGTGGTTCAATCAGCTGGACCCAAGAATCAACAGAAGGCCTTTCacagaggatgaagaagaacgGCTTTTGGCAGCACATCGCGTTCACGGAAACAGGTGGGCACTGATAGCTCGACTGTTTCCAGGTCGAACTGATAATGCCGTGAAGAATCACTGGCATGTCATAATGGCCAGAAAGCAAAGGGAGGAATCAAGGTTATTGCCTAGTTATAAGAGGAGCTACCAAGATTCTCTCATTGATTTCAAGGGTTTGCATGGAATTGGGAAATCGGCATTCGTTGTGCAGCCTAGCTCTAATTACGGGTTGGAAAAGAAGCAAGATAGACATTTCGATTCTTCTTTGCTTCCTTGGAAATTTGCCCCATCTGTGTCTGCGGCGATGGCTCCGCCGGCATCCTTCTTGGTGGGACTCGCCcgaggagaaaagagagactATAGCGCTTCTGGGTTTTGTGATTGCACCTGGGAGAGCTATCAATCCTTGAACAATAATTTGCCAAGCTATGCTGCGCTAGCCCTTCCGAATTACGCAAGTCCCCTAAAGTATCCGAGACATGGAAATGACTATGAAGCAACCCAAATGATCAGAAAAAACGACGGGGATCCCCGTGATAGTCTGGCAAACGCGAATATGATGGCTGCTGGGCAAGGAGGAGGAAATGAATCGATCGTGCGCAAAGATGTTCCCTTCATTGATTTTCTTGGGGTAGGAATCACATCTTGA